The Lathyrus oleraceus cultivar Zhongwan6 chromosome 5, CAAS_Psat_ZW6_1.0, whole genome shotgun sequence genome includes the window TAGGGAATACGACCAAGTTATGGAGATAGAGGAACCTGAGGATGCAACTGATTTGGAAATGGCCAAGCATATGCCAGTTTGCTACTACGTAATGAACAATAGATGCGTGGAAGAGAAAAAAACCTTTTTTGAAAGGCCCGACGAAGGAATGAATAACCACTAAAAACCTCTGTTTATTAGGGGCAAAGTGGAAAATGTCAGAGTGAATAAAATATTAGTGGATGATGGAGCGGTTGTGAATTTGAGGTCGCATTAAATGTTGAAAAGAATAGGAAAAGATGATACTGACACTAAACCCCATAATATGGTTCTATGGAACTATGAGGGAATGGTTGGTACTACAATGGGGGTAATCCAAGTGGACCTTACAGTTGGCACCATTACAAGTCCAACTATGTTTAACGTCATAACGTCAATTTGATAACTATGTCTGAGTCAAAGACATTGGAAAAGATTTCGTCTTATATAGCCGAAAACAATTTAAAAGCAGTCTTAGAGGCTGAAGTCAAATACATGGTTTTCGAAGCCAAAAGGAATGAAGCGCACTTAGAAGGTCATGGTAAGGACTTCAAGCCAAAACCACCTGATAAGGTTCAAGATGAAGTGCAAGGCCAGAGGCTTGATGCCATTTATGATGAAGAGCCTTTGGGTTTCGAAAAGGATCCGTTGGAAAATGACATAAAGATGCTAGCATAAGATCCTTTAGAAGAGATCGATCTGGGTGAGGGGGCAACCAAAAGACCAACATACATAAGTGCCAACATTAGCCCAGAACTCAAGGTCAAAGTAATCCAATTGTTGGAAGAGTACAAGGACTGCTTCGCCTGGGATTACGACGAGATGTCGGTTTTAAGCAGGGAATTGGTCGAACTAAATTTACCTATAAATCTTGGGAAGAAGCCAATAAAGCAGACTCCAAGGCGTTTCGCACCTGAAGTTCTGTAaaaaatcaaggaagaggtcGAAAGGATTCTCAAGTGAAATTTCATTCCTACTACCAagtatgtcgaatggattgctAATGTTATACAAACCATTAAGAAAAATGGCACTTTGAGGGTTTGCATTGACTTAATAGATTTGAATGTTGCAACCCCAAATGATGAATATCCAATGCCCGTAGCATAAATACTTTTTGATTCCACTGCAGGGCACGAATATCTTAGTATGCTTGATAGATATTCTGGGTATAACCAGATTTTCATTGCTGACGAAGATGTGCCAAAAATGGCATTTCGATGTCCCAGAGCCTTAGGCACCTAAAAATGGATGGTGATGCCTTTTGCCTAAAAAATACTAGGGCAACTTATCAAAGAACAATGAACTCTATATTTCATGACTTTATTGAAACTTTCATGCAAATTTGTATTGATGACATTATGgttaagtctgtttcaggaaGAAGCCATATAGGCCATCTTCGACAATCATTCGAAAGAATGCCGAAAAATGGTTTAAAGATGAATCCTCTTAAATGTGGTTTTTATGTGTAGGCTGGGGATTTTCTAGACTTTGTGGTCTATAAGAAAGGAATCGAAATTAGCCAAAACAAGACCAAGGCCAtcatggaagcgaaagcgccatcaatGAAGAAGGAACTGCAATCGCTGCTAAGAAAGATCAACTTCCTAAGGAGGTTCATCTCAAACTTAAGTGGCAAGACTCAAGCCTTCTCACCTATAGTCCAACTCAAGAAGGAAGGTTTTGAATGGGGGCAAGCACAACAAGCGGCTTTCGACAAGATCAAAGATTACCTTGTTCACCCTCCAATTATGGCGCCTTGTTGTAGGAAtagaagtatgagattgtacatatCTACATCTGATATGACTTTAAGGAGCATGTTGGCTCAAGAGGATGAAAATGGCATCGAAAGATCCCTTTACTACCTTAGTAGAGTCTTAAATGATGCAAAAACTAGATATAGTACAGTCGAAAAGTTATGTCTATGTCTATATTTCACATGTACAAAATTGAAGCATTATATGAAGCCAATTGATGTTTATGTTTTGTTTCACTATGAaattattaaacatatgttatcgAAACCaattttacatagtcgaattggtaaATGGACATTGGCCTTAATTGAGTATTCTTTAACCTACATGCCTTTAAAGGCTGTTAAGGGACAAGTGGTAGCAAACTTTATAGTCAACCACTTTATAGTCGAAAACTCCCTAAACTATCTGGAGCTTAAACCCTTGAAGTTATACTTTGATGGTTCTAGTCATAAAGATGGAACGGGTGTGGGAGTATTAATTATTTCTCCTAacaaaattccaacaaaattcaagtacaaggtCGAAGGCCTTTGTTCAAACAATGAGGCTGAATATGAGGCTTTGATAGCCGAACTTGAGATcttgttggaattgggggcaacttGAGTCGAAATAATAGGTGACTCAGAGTCAGTTGTAAAACAAATTACAAATGAGTATAAGTGTGCTAAAGAAAATCTTATAATGTACTTTGTAATAGACAAAAGACTATTACGAAGGTTCAAAATGGTAAGCATTCGACACATACCCCGACTTGAGAACCAAGAGGCCAATGACTTGGCCCAAATTGCTTCTGGATATAAGatttcaaaagaaaaattgcAAGATGCAATCGAAGTTAGAGGAAGAGTTGTGTCAACTAGATTGTCCCCATCAGATTTAGAAACAACAAAGTTAGGTTATACTGACGAAGAGAATTTTAAGATACTAGCCATAGATAGTTTGGCAGATGAAGATTGGAGAAAGACAATAGTAGAATAATTAGAAAATCCAACAACGTCTACTGAACGAAAAGTCAGGTATCGCGCTTAAAGTTATATTCTTATGGGGGAAAATTATTTAAAAAGATGCATGAATAAGTCTTACTCAAATGCCTTAGCGAATCTGAGGCATATTTATCTCTCTCTAATGTCCATAGTGGGGCATGTGAGGCACATCAGGTAGGCCACAAGATGAAATGGTTGTTGTTTCGACAAGGGATGTATTGGCCTACCATTCTTAAGGATTGTTTTGAATTCACTAAAGATTTCAAGATACATGCAGGCATACAACATGTCTCTGTAAACGAACTACACTCCATTGTGAAGCCTTGGCCCTTTAGATGTTGGGCGTTGGATCTAGTTGGAGAAATTCGACCAATATCATCTAAGAGTCAAAGATACATTATAATGGGTATATATTATTTCACTAAGTGGATTGAGGCTATACCTTTGGCGAATGTTGATCAAGAAGTAATGATCAAATTCATCCAAAGGCACATAATTTATATGTTTGGAATCCCAGAAACTATTACAACTGATCTAGGATCAGTCTTCACTTGTCGAAAGTTTCAGGAGTTTTCTAAAAAAATGGGGTTCAAGCTATTGACATCTACACCTTATTATGTTAAGACAAATGGTAAAGTCGAAGCAGCAAATAAGGTAGTTATTGGCTTGATTAAGAAACATGTGGGAAAAAATCCAAGGAATTGGCATAAGACATTGGACCAGATTTTATGGGCATGTCAAACCTCCCCTAAAGAGGCTACAAATACTACGCCTTTTCGACTGACATATGGTCACGATGCAGTATTACCAGTCGAAATCTATCTTCAATCAACTAGAGTCCAAAGGCAAAATGAGATTCCATATGAATCCTATTGGAACATGATGTTGTACGAGTTAGTTGACTTAGATGAAGAAAGGTTAAAAGCCTTAGAGTTATTAAAGAGGCAGAAAAAGAGAGTAGAGAAATCATACAATAAAAAGGTTAAACTTAAAGCGTTCTCACCTGAATACTTAGTTTGAAAAGTAATCCTACCCATGGATCGAAAGGATAAAGCATTGGGTAAATGGTCCCCTAAGTGGGAAGGCCCTTTTCAAATTATCCAAGTCTTTTCTAATATCGCATACGAGATCGAAGAATTAAATGAAGAACGAAGACTCCTAAGAGCAAacgggaaatatttgaaaaaatataggTTGGTGCTTCGGGAAGTAAAAATACTGACATGATAATTCATACACAACAATCGAAGCcaaaatggaaattcaaaataGATAATGCCAAGATGGATAAGTCATTACACAAATGCCACGAAAGGCTTAAAGTCATTACACAAAAAACCAAAATCCTTCAAAGTCAAAGTTCAACAATTATAACTAAACTAAAAGGgaaaagaagccttcatcttgTGGTACTTCGAATTTTGAAGTCTCAACCGCCATTCACAAACAAATTATTTTGAATTGAGGCTGTCAATTTCCCTTCCCAAGTTCTGATCCCTTTCGACGTGATGCATGCCAACTTGGATTTTCTTGGCCAGTTCGTCTTGATCAAGATTTTGGAGTTCATTCCTGCACTAATTGGCCTTGGTAATCTTGGCTTGTAATTCCTTTATCTGTTGTTCCCAAGATTCTATGTTTTTGTCACAGGTTTTGACCTCTTATTGGTTCTGTTTAGATCCCTTCTCCAATTCTGCAAATTTTGCCGTAGATTCAGTGGCGGCGTCGCATTCGGCTGCTTGGGTCTTTGATTTGTTTTGAATTTTGTTTGAAGCTTCCCTTATACGATTAAGTTCTGCAATAACTTGATCAATCAGCAACCC containing:
- the LOC127082042 gene encoding uncharacterized protein LOC127082042, which translates into the protein MGFKLLTSTPYYVKTNGKVEAANKVVIGLIKKHVGKNPRNWHKTLDQILWACQTSPKEATNTTPFRLTYGHDAVLPVEIYLQSTRVQRQNEIPYESYWNMMLYELVDLDEERLKALELLKRQKKRVEKSYNKKVKLKAFSPEYLV